One Bacteriovorax sp. PP10 DNA window includes the following coding sequences:
- the pyk gene encoding pyruvate kinase: MRRAKIIATIGPSTNSKEMLSKLIEAGVNVCRINMSHGTYEAHSAVIKNIREASRESGYEVAILADLQGPKIRVDKLPEPLKIENGTEWVIGAAKLKDKYPEYADCYIPTIYENLVADCHDGARILFDDGLMSAVATVRDRDVYKIKIITGGTLKSNKGINLPDCEVSAPAFTVKDREDLMFALKEGADYVALSFVRRKEDIMQVKTLLHELKVNIPIISKIEKPQAVDNLDEILSVTDMIMVARGDMGVEVGNHLVPAIQKKIIKECNDRGIPVITATQMLESMTENPTPTRAEASDVANAIWDGTDAVMLSGESASGKYPLETVRMMDSIVREAERTPKERPLLRHQDLSSVTASIMVAASMIAEKIGARRILSVTESGASCLRITQFRPSIPVLGITNSIQVARRMCLYWGVSPFIVIDQEKESSEFMKNVLKEVKDRLKLKNGDKLVVTKGDGQFFSQGSSNSVKVELIKDTPKVIGGSQGLEEASDEKKKSF, translated from the coding sequence ATGAGACGCGCCAAAATTATAGCTACTATCGGCCCTTCGACAAATTCAAAAGAAATGTTATCAAAATTAATTGAAGCAGGCGTAAACGTCTGTCGAATTAATATGAGTCACGGAACTTATGAGGCCCATTCTGCGGTTATTAAAAATATTCGCGAAGCTTCTCGTGAGTCTGGATATGAAGTGGCGATTCTAGCTGATTTACAAGGGCCAAAAATCCGCGTTGATAAACTTCCTGAGCCACTTAAAATTGAAAATGGAACTGAATGGGTTATTGGAGCTGCTAAGCTTAAAGACAAATACCCTGAATACGCTGATTGTTACATCCCGACTATTTATGAAAACCTTGTGGCCGACTGTCACGATGGTGCAAGAATTCTTTTTGATGACGGGCTTATGTCCGCTGTTGCGACTGTTCGTGATCGTGATGTGTATAAAATTAAAATCATTACTGGTGGAACACTTAAATCAAACAAAGGAATTAACCTTCCTGATTGTGAAGTGTCTGCTCCGGCATTCACTGTAAAAGACCGCGAAGACTTAATGTTTGCTTTAAAAGAAGGTGCAGATTACGTGGCCCTTTCTTTTGTTCGTAGAAAAGAAGACATCATGCAAGTGAAGACACTTTTACATGAATTAAAAGTGAATATCCCAATCATTTCTAAAATTGAGAAACCTCAGGCCGTAGACAATCTTGATGAAATTTTATCAGTGACAGATATGATCATGGTTGCCCGTGGAGATATGGGTGTTGAGGTTGGAAACCATTTAGTTCCAGCAATTCAGAAAAAAATTATTAAAGAATGTAATGACCGCGGGATTCCAGTTATCACTGCGACTCAAATGTTAGAGAGTATGACGGAAAACCCGACTCCAACCAGAGCTGAAGCTTCTGACGTTGCCAATGCGATTTGGGACGGAACAGATGCAGTTATGCTTTCAGGTGAATCAGCTTCAGGGAAATACCCTCTGGAAACTGTAAGAATGATGGATAGTATCGTCAGAGAAGCTGAGCGCACTCCAAAAGAGCGTCCACTTTTAAGACATCAGGATTTATCAAGTGTGACAGCTTCTATTATGGTTGCTGCTTCAATGATTGCTGAGAAAATTGGTGCCAGAAGAATTTTATCTGTGACTGAATCAGGAGCGTCTTGTTTACGTATCACTCAGTTCAGACCAAGCATTCCAGTTTTAGGAATTACAAACTCAATTCAAGTGGCCCGCCGTATGTGTTTATACTGGGGTGTGAGTCCGTTTATTGTTATCGATCAGGAAAAAGAGTCTTCTGAGTTCATGAAAAATGTTCTTAAAGAAGTAAAAGACCGCTTAAAGCTAAAAAACGGTGACAAGTTAGTCGTGACAAAAGGTGACGGACAATTCTTCTCTCAAGGGAGTTCAAACTCTGTGAAAGTTGAATTAATCAAGGATACACCGAAGGTTATTGGCGGATCTCAAGGATTGGAAGAAGCTTCCGACGAAAAAAAAAAATCCTTCTAG
- a CDS encoding ABC transporter ATP-binding protein, which produces MQKNRMLLSFTGMLWQQLKEFKVYYFFGVIALIATHEIQSQLPFMAKELADFVAKDSNELKPSLFFLCALGIIVFRTSSRILFFYPARLLQKFLRSELLEKLESNTPQRFRHLNSGQLFQYLSGDIDQIRALIGFVGLQGANFIIAFFVLVPKMIAFNAHLLIALTPMLCAFIIFTVVVSKNRKYFKLTQDMQGEVQNLIMESYVGKRTIKNFHSEESFMKLFSELSLKELYYFYRSSLGVSISMPLIALGVGLSMLWGASIIKDNHLGATSLILFSGFIFLFMEPMGYLSWIGVVVARSSASWDRLKNLDVTLTTGIEAEEKLKNLNTALPDNNFNIPFWESSLAVTFRPGAWNVLVAKTGHGKSEILIKLSEVLRQRGKSISLVAQDPYIFNDSLERNIFLGKKETHEERECAKSILKVLGLDYLEPNLENLMKLEVGENGKRLSGGQAKRLSLVRSIMSGSDLLIWDDPFSSVDLILEKEIILELKKHPIMKDRTVILTSHRLSTVRHSDYLIFLDKEGGVVEEGVVSTLLRENSKTYEYFQKQMV; this is translated from the coding sequence ATGCAAAAAAATCGAATGCTCCTTAGTTTTACCGGAATGCTTTGGCAACAGCTCAAAGAATTTAAAGTTTATTATTTTTTTGGTGTTATCGCTCTGATTGCGACTCATGAAATTCAAAGTCAGCTGCCTTTTATGGCCAAAGAACTGGCCGATTTCGTGGCAAAAGATTCGAATGAGTTAAAACCAAGTTTATTTTTCTTATGTGCGCTGGGAATTATTGTTTTCAGAACATCTTCGCGTATTTTATTTTTCTATCCGGCACGATTATTACAAAAATTTCTTCGTTCGGAGCTTTTAGAAAAATTAGAATCGAACACTCCTCAAAGATTCCGCCATTTAAACTCAGGACAGCTGTTTCAGTACCTTTCAGGGGATATTGATCAGATCAGAGCACTGATTGGTTTTGTTGGTCTTCAAGGTGCGAACTTTATCATCGCATTTTTCGTTTTAGTCCCTAAGATGATTGCTTTCAATGCTCATCTGTTAATCGCACTGACTCCGATGTTGTGTGCTTTCATTATTTTTACAGTGGTTGTTTCGAAAAACCGTAAGTATTTTAAACTCACTCAAGACATGCAAGGGGAAGTTCAAAACCTGATCATGGAAAGTTATGTTGGAAAGAGAACCATTAAGAATTTCCATTCTGAAGAGTCTTTCATGAAACTCTTTTCTGAATTATCTCTCAAAGAACTTTATTATTTCTATCGTTCAAGTTTAGGTGTATCGATTTCGATGCCTTTAATTGCACTAGGAGTAGGGCTCTCGATGTTATGGGGTGCTTCGATTATTAAAGACAATCACCTTGGTGCCACATCTCTGATTTTATTTTCAGGTTTCATTTTCTTATTTATGGAGCCGATGGGATACCTTTCATGGATTGGTGTCGTCGTGGCCAGATCAAGTGCCTCATGGGATCGCTTGAAGAATTTAGATGTGACTCTTACAACGGGAATTGAAGCAGAAGAAAAACTTAAAAATTTAAACACTGCTCTTCCTGATAATAATTTCAACATTCCTTTCTGGGAGAGTTCCCTGGCCGTGACATTCAGGCCCGGCGCCTGGAACGTTCTGGTCGCCAAAACCGGGCATGGAAAAAGTGAAATTTTAATAAAGCTCTCTGAAGTACTGCGCCAGCGTGGAAAAAGTATCAGCTTAGTCGCGCAGGATCCTTATATCTTCAACGATTCACTTGAGCGCAATATCTTCCTTGGTAAAAAAGAAACTCATGAAGAAAGAGAATGTGCTAAATCAATTTTAAAAGTTCTGGGACTTGATTACCTTGAGCCCAACTTAGAAAACTTAATGAAGCTTGAAGTAGGAGAAAACGGTAAACGTTTATCCGGCGGACAGGCGAAACGTTTAAGTTTAGTCAGAAGCATTATGAGTGGATCAGACCTGCTGATTTGGGATGACCCATTTTCATCAGTCGATTTAATTTTAGAAAAAGAAATTATTCTGGAGCTTAAGAAGCATCCAATTATGAAAGACAGGACGGTTATTTTAACCAGTCACAGACTTTCAACCGTCAGGCATTCTGACTATCTGATCTTTTTAGATAAAGAAGGCGGAGTGGTCGAAGAGGGCGTGGTATCAACACTTTTAAGAGAAAATAGTAAGACGTATGAATACTTCCAAAAACAAATGGTATAG
- a CDS encoding epoxyqueuosine reductase, which translates to MDWLKTFDVVDFGYTEESAPQTLSAYNEWVSRGTHAPLHYLEGERQQKRQDLKNHWSDFQSALVFLFSYHPAHFELQQLTKNNPDWNGLKVASYTLGFEGGDYHNLLRTKLEAIGEKLKAEHGLDYKITLDTHPVLERDLAMRAGLGWFGKNSMLINRSEGSFFIIGSLLLNQKLNLATRAVETDHCGQCTRCIDACPTEAIDPLSRTIIAQDCISTFTIEQFKIDTTPSAKMDLTSGAIFGCDICQDVCPWNKRVDRQQKFPRLSWSADQKKILDFFMLRPVAELHQDLENRSGGDFERLFDKTSFSRSGKRGLLKNIRLYIAQKLNILS; encoded by the coding sequence ATGGATTGGCTTAAAACTTTTGATGTCGTGGATTTCGGTTATACCGAAGAATCAGCGCCACAAACGCTATCGGCCTATAATGAATGGGTGTCCCGTGGCACTCATGCTCCTCTTCATTATCTCGAAGGGGAAAGACAACAGAAACGTCAGGACCTAAAAAATCACTGGAGCGATTTTCAATCGGCCCTGGTGTTTTTATTCTCTTATCACCCGGCACATTTTGAACTTCAGCAATTAACAAAAAATAATCCAGACTGGAACGGGCTCAAAGTAGCGTCGTATACCTTGGGATTTGAAGGCGGGGATTATCACAACTTACTTCGTACTAAACTTGAAGCGATTGGTGAAAAATTAAAGGCGGAACATGGTCTTGATTATAAAATAACTTTAGACACTCACCCTGTTTTAGAGCGCGATCTTGCGATGAGAGCGGGCCTTGGATGGTTTGGAAAAAATTCCATGCTCATCAATCGCAGTGAAGGAAGTTTTTTTATCATTGGATCATTACTGCTTAATCAGAAGCTCAATTTAGCGACGAGAGCAGTGGAAACAGATCACTGTGGTCAATGCACCCGCTGTATAGATGCTTGTCCTACAGAGGCCATAGACCCACTATCGCGCACGATTATTGCCCAGGATTGCATCAGTACATTTACGATTGAACAATTTAAAATCGATACCACCCCTTCGGCCAAAATGGATCTTACCAGCGGGGCCATCTTTGGATGTGATATCTGCCAGGACGTCTGTCCATGGAATAAACGAGTCGACAGGCAACAAAAATTTCCACGCTTAAGCTGGAGTGCCGATCAAAAAAAGATTTTAGATTTTTTTATGTTAAGGCCTGTAGCAGAACTTCATCAGGATTTGGAGAATAGGAGTGGGGGAGATTTTGAAAGGCTCTTTGATAAAACCTCTTTCTCCCGTTCAGGAAAAAGAGGTCTGCTTAAAAATATCAGATTATACATAGCTCAGAAGTTAAATATTCTTTCTTAG
- a CDS encoding ABC transporter ATP-binding protein translates to MNTSKNKWYSLFLFEGSKFMLVLVLVCLAISAWLGVLTPKLIANLSATYDNDALFDKALIALFINFVAVYFNRVIYQLAVNKYVRLLIQYARTQTYGRWLSSNEHDSEKYPQGEILSRIMSDTEAIRDLITSGSFGIFIDLCFVISCLVGFITLNKFTGFFISGTEILATLGLIWGSQLMRDVFMRLRNAQAKVNRVTANVLGGFSQMYYTRHDNYASEKSNVAFEDFLQKQNQANNLDAAYYALAESLYPILLALLIFVFPFSGLTEAALIFAIVDLIQRSISPIKEISGKIANIQRAITGIDRIQHFLNDMPLKLNLTKSQLLSEEYHSKLVKFDVRVPSFSYPKRVNKNADGVEEVRDFFSLQDIYFEGRPGELIGIVGLSGSGKSTLLNILAGNLIASEAVVDLTMKSQDGEYHLTISDLDEYRREVSIVSQESHIFSESLIFNITLRRELAASEVDHFLREWKHLEESIPYLKTMGLSAYEKIIPNKLSLGQKQLLAGVRACYLKKNIVFFDEISSALDSELEYALRKCILLIQEFSLTIIVAHRVETIIGADKILVMEKGRVVDSGNHQELIGKSKVYQEFIEELSHS, encoded by the coding sequence ATGAATACTTCCAAAAACAAATGGTATAGTTTATTTTTATTTGAGGGCTCAAAGTTCATGCTGGTACTTGTACTAGTATGCTTGGCGATCTCTGCATGGCTTGGGGTTTTAACTCCCAAGTTAATCGCAAATCTTTCTGCGACTTATGACAACGACGCACTTTTTGATAAAGCACTGATTGCTTTATTCATTAACTTTGTGGCCGTTTATTTCAACCGAGTTATTTATCAGCTTGCCGTGAATAAGTATGTCCGCTTACTGATTCAATACGCCCGTACTCAAACTTATGGCAGATGGCTTTCGAGCAATGAACACGACAGTGAAAAATACCCGCAGGGAGAAATCCTTTCGCGTATTATGTCTGATACAGAAGCTATCAGAGATTTAATTACTTCAGGATCTTTTGGGATCTTTATCGATCTGTGTTTTGTTATTTCATGTTTAGTGGGATTCATTACGCTTAACAAGTTCACTGGATTTTTCATCAGTGGGACAGAAATCTTAGCGACACTTGGTCTGATCTGGGGAAGTCAGTTAATGCGTGATGTATTCATGCGTTTAAGAAATGCTCAGGCGAAAGTCAATCGAGTGACAGCAAACGTTCTGGGAGGATTCTCTCAGATGTATTACACTCGTCACGATAACTACGCTTCAGAGAAATCAAACGTAGCTTTCGAAGACTTCCTTCAAAAACAAAACCAGGCCAACAACTTAGATGCTGCTTATTACGCTTTAGCAGAATCACTTTATCCAATTCTTCTGGCCCTGCTTATTTTTGTCTTTCCATTTTCTGGATTAACCGAAGCAGCTCTTATTTTTGCTATCGTAGATTTAATTCAAAGGTCAATCAGTCCCATCAAAGAAATTTCCGGCAAGATTGCCAATATCCAAAGAGCAATTACGGGAATTGATCGCATTCAACATTTCTTGAATGATATGCCACTGAAATTGAACCTGACAAAAAGTCAGCTTCTATCAGAAGAGTATCACTCGAAACTAGTGAAATTTGATGTGCGTGTACCAAGTTTTTCTTATCCAAAAAGAGTCAATAAAAATGCTGATGGAGTTGAGGAAGTCAGAGACTTCTTTTCACTTCAGGATATTTATTTTGAAGGGCGTCCAGGAGAGCTCATTGGGATCGTAGGACTTTCGGGTTCTGGGAAATCGACACTTCTCAATATTCTGGCAGGGAACCTGATTGCTTCTGAAGCAGTTGTGGACCTGACGATGAAATCTCAGGATGGCGAGTATCACTTAACAATTAGTGACCTTGATGAATACCGCCGTGAGGTGAGTATTGTTTCTCAGGAGTCCCATATTTTTAGTGAGTCTCTGATTTTCAATATCACCCTAAGGCGCGAGCTTGCTGCTTCGGAAGTGGACCATTTCCTTCGCGAGTGGAAGCATCTGGAAGAGAGCATTCCTTATTTAAAAACCATGGGACTTTCAGCTTACGAAAAAATTATCCCTAATAAGTTATCTCTGGGCCAAAAACAGCTTCTGGCCGGAGTTCGTGCCTGTTACTTAAAAAAGAACATCGTCTTCTTTGATGAGATCTCTTCTGCACTTGATTCCGAGCTGGAATACGCCCTTAGAAAGTGTATTTTACTTATTCAGGAGTTCTCGTTAACCATTATCGTTGCCCACAGAGTGGAGACGATTATCGGGGCCGATAAGATTCTGGTCATGGAAAAAGGCCGAGTGGTCGACTCGGGTAATCACCAGGAGTTGATCGGAAAATCTAAAGTGTATCAAGAATTTATTGAGGAACTCTCGCATTCTTGA
- a CDS encoding DsbA family protein translates to MKKLMGKLSPLVAVVAVAVVVIACNKDAQSKPNFIFKPAPSKEIVASMGGQPVLEKDLVKGIESDLYEAELKVYEIKYAKLQSMLLERFMNQDPDKKNLTNDEFLDKFIAKNVKITDAQVEAFIKERQIPKDQINPEIKARIVEYLTVESKKVAVDNWIAEKTKKTPVEIYIQKPSLPMFEVNVGDAPFKGGSDAKVTIVEFSDFQCPFCSKGAQVLSAIEKKYGNKVKIAFKHYPLPFHAQARIAAEASMCANEQDTKLFWKMHDAMFADQSKLDKDNLIATAKKAGVKEAEFKACLESGKFKAKVDANVAEGGVIGIKSTPTFFINGKLISGAQPLEVFSEVIDSELAK, encoded by the coding sequence ATGAAAAAGCTTATGGGAAAACTATCCCCGCTAGTGGCCGTTGTAGCAGTTGCTGTTGTTGTTATTGCATGTAATAAAGATGCACAATCAAAACCAAATTTTATTTTTAAACCAGCTCCTTCAAAAGAGATTGTTGCCTCTATGGGTGGACAACCTGTTCTTGAAAAAGATCTTGTTAAGGGAATCGAAAGTGACCTTTATGAGGCTGAGTTAAAAGTTTATGAAATTAAGTACGCGAAGCTTCAGTCGATGCTTCTAGAGCGTTTCATGAACCAGGATCCAGATAAGAAAAATCTTACGAATGACGAATTCCTAGATAAGTTCATTGCTAAAAACGTAAAAATTACGGACGCTCAAGTTGAGGCCTTCATTAAAGAACGCCAGATTCCAAAAGACCAAATCAACCCGGAAATCAAAGCTCGCATCGTTGAGTACTTAACTGTTGAATCTAAAAAAGTAGCAGTTGATAACTGGATTGCAGAAAAAACAAAAAAGACTCCGGTAGAAATCTACATCCAAAAACCATCACTTCCAATGTTCGAAGTAAACGTTGGGGACGCTCCATTTAAAGGTGGATCAGATGCAAAAGTAACGATCGTAGAATTCTCTGATTTCCAATGTCCATTTTGTTCGAAAGGAGCGCAAGTTCTTTCAGCTATCGAGAAAAAATACGGAAACAAAGTTAAAATCGCTTTCAAGCATTACCCGCTTCCATTCCATGCTCAAGCTAGAATTGCAGCAGAAGCTTCAATGTGTGCTAACGAGCAAGACACAAAACTATTCTGGAAAATGCACGACGCTATGTTTGCTGACCAATCTAAGCTTGATAAAGACAACTTAATCGCTACTGCTAAAAAAGCAGGCGTAAAAGAAGCGGAATTCAAAGCTTGTCTTGAATCAGGAAAATTCAAAGCAAAAGTCGATGCTAACGTAGCAGAAGGTGGAGTGATCGGAATCAAGTCAACTCCAACTTTCTTCATTAATGGAAAATTGATCAGTGGAGCTCAACCACTTGAGGTTTTCTCGGAAGTTATCGATTCAGAGCTAGCAAAGTAG
- a CDS encoding ABC transporter permease, which translates to MMRLKLAIRNITRHRLRSLLSISMIAGAVAAMILFQGFSAYSLAALKFIAAENQYGNMQIAAQKYWSPGKEPRAERLFLLNDLGDLKSKFPQVEHLSGRLSFFGLISNGDLSVGGKIIGVDPVGEPEFKKSMLLTQGRFFDDSGSKEVVVGKLLAKQMNVNPGDNITVLTNTIDGVMNAMDLTVSGVFSAGIDEIDSQVMYLPLSVTQEVLDTKAVDIAVLKFKELDMAEASLKKINTELKASQPNLFARSWRELAVLFRQVDKFYGVQNSLIEAILLALTFLGILNTVSMTVVERTGEIGTLRALGESRKEIVSQFVLESILLAIIGVTSGILFSGIMIEVVEKVKIMTEMPGASTPFQIKIYFMMSSVIYASCLASVTTVVATLIPALRASRLDIVEALRKNI; encoded by the coding sequence ATGATGAGACTCAAACTGGCCATTAGAAATATTACCCGTCACCGCTTAAGAAGTTTACTTTCAATCAGTATGATTGCCGGTGCTGTCGCTGCGATGATTCTCTTTCAAGGATTCTCTGCCTACTCTCTTGCTGCTTTAAAATTTATTGCAGCAGAAAATCAGTACGGAAATATGCAGATCGCTGCCCAGAAATACTGGAGCCCAGGAAAAGAGCCGAGAGCTGAAAGACTTTTTTTACTAAATGACTTAGGCGATTTAAAAAGCAAATTCCCTCAGGTTGAACACCTTAGTGGACGACTTAGTTTTTTCGGTTTGATCAGTAATGGTGACCTTTCTGTTGGTGGAAAAATTATCGGAGTTGATCCTGTTGGCGAACCTGAGTTCAAAAAAAGCATGCTTCTGACTCAAGGAAGATTCTTTGATGACAGTGGATCTAAAGAAGTCGTTGTCGGAAAACTCCTGGCCAAACAAATGAACGTCAACCCTGGTGATAACATCACGGTTTTAACCAACACAATTGATGGTGTCATGAATGCCATGGATTTAACGGTGTCGGGTGTTTTCTCTGCCGGTATCGATGAAATTGACTCTCAAGTTATGTACCTTCCTCTATCTGTCACTCAGGAAGTTCTTGATACAAAGGCGGTGGATATCGCCGTTTTAAAATTCAAAGAACTTGATATGGCCGAAGCGAGTCTTAAGAAAATTAATACTGAGCTTAAGGCCTCTCAGCCAAATCTTTTTGCCAGATCATGGCGCGAACTTGCCGTTCTCTTTCGTCAGGTTGATAAGTTCTACGGAGTTCAAAACAGTTTAATCGAAGCCATTCTTTTAGCACTGACGTTCCTGGGAATTTTAAACACGGTCAGTATGACTGTCGTAGAAAGAACTGGTGAGATCGGAACACTAAGAGCACTAGGTGAATCAAGAAAAGAAATTGTTTCTCAATTTGTTTTAGAAAGCATTTTACTTGCCATCATCGGCGTCACTTCCGGAATTCTCTTTTCAGGGATCATGATTGAAGTGGTAGAAAAAGTAAAAATCATGACGGAAATGCCAGGAGCTTCAACTCCCTTCCAGATTAAAATTTACTTCATGATGTCTTCGGTGATTTATGCCAGCTGCCTGGCCTCTGTCACAACAGTTGTCGCAACTTTGATTCCTGCCCTTCGAGCTTCACGACTTGATATCGTTGAAGCACTAAGAAAGAATATTTAA
- a CDS encoding outer membrane lipoprotein-sorting protein: MKYSKVLLASFLVSFKLFSADLDPNEIVKKADLRRGLGNISHSFNVTITNQDNKREVYQVNFKDVNASLTNQTEPERARGRKLLMKDYDIWLYTPNIKKPLRISLEQKLTGEVANGDIARTNYAEDYEATILATEKKGTDDVYKLELKAKNKKVTYGRIEYLVAKKDFTPIEATFYALSGKALKSAEFSDFKQIQGASRATKVTIRDYLQKDKFSVMVFSDHKPQKFDESLFNKDRLEF, translated from the coding sequence ATGAAGTATTCGAAAGTCTTATTGGCTTCTTTTCTTGTGAGTTTTAAACTTTTCTCAGCGGATCTTGATCCCAATGAAATCGTAAAAAAAGCAGATTTACGTCGTGGACTTGGAAATATCTCTCACTCTTTCAATGTCACAATCACGAACCAGGATAATAAACGCGAAGTGTACCAGGTTAACTTTAAAGACGTTAATGCTTCACTAACAAACCAGACAGAGCCAGAGCGAGCTCGCGGAAGAAAGCTTTTGATGAAGGATTATGATATCTGGCTTTACACTCCAAATATTAAAAAGCCCCTACGCATCTCTCTTGAGCAAAAACTTACAGGTGAAGTGGCCAACGGCGATATCGCCAGAACAAATTACGCTGAAGATTATGAGGCCACAATTCTTGCAACTGAGAAAAAAGGCACTGATGATGTTTATAAGCTAGAACTAAAAGCTAAAAATAAAAAAGTCACTTACGGCCGCATTGAGTACCTCGTGGCAAAAAAAGACTTTACGCCAATCGAAGCGACGTTCTACGCTCTTTCAGGTAAAGCACTAAAGAGTGCTGAGTTCTCTGACTTTAAACAAATCCAGGGAGCGAGCCGCGCGACTAAAGTGACGATTCGTGATTATCTTCAAAAAGATAAATTTTCTGTGATGGTTTTTTCAGATCATAAACCTCAAAAATTCGATGAAAGTTTATTCAATAAAGACAGGTTAGAATTTTGA
- a CDS encoding 4Fe-4S binding protein, translating to MLLDTNNCASCQACVQVCPHEIWAVTKDEKKITYIEAKNIGKCAMDFACIDACPTGAIEIIPHFS from the coding sequence ATCCTTCTAGACACGAATAACTGCGCTTCTTGCCAGGCATGCGTCCAGGTTTGTCCTCATGAAATCTGGGCCGTGACTAAAGATGAGAAAAAAATCACTTATATTGAAGCAAAAAATATTGGCAAGTGTGCGATGGACTTCGCATGCATCGATGCATGCCCAACAGGTGCCATCGAAATTATCCCACATTTTTCATAA
- a CDS encoding ABC transporter ATP-binding protein — translation MEKLSEAVLRFQNIHKIHSSDGVDFVALEKINFSIHKGEFIGLSGKSGSGKTSLLNVAGLIDPPTKGDLFIKNINIKDLSDKQLSLIRAQEIGFIFQSFNLLPLLSALENVEYPLMLLNIPEAERLERAHQALKRVGLDGFSHRRPGQLSGGQRQRVAIARAIVKDPTLILADEPTANLDTKTSEEIFDLLQGLQRDLRVTVMLCSHDQDLISKTHRQIKISDGHILSDSLQSSLNGGV, via the coding sequence ATGGAAAAACTCTCTGAAGCAGTCCTACGCTTTCAAAATATTCACAAGATCCACTCCTCTGATGGAGTTGATTTCGTGGCCCTTGAAAAAATTAATTTCAGTATCCATAAAGGAGAATTTATCGGTTTATCCGGCAAATCAGGAAGTGGAAAAACCAGTCTTTTAAATGTGGCCGGTCTAATTGACCCTCCAACAAAAGGTGATCTTTTTATTAAGAACATCAACATTAAAGACTTAAGTGATAAACAACTCTCTCTAATACGAGCTCAGGAGATTGGTTTTATTTTCCAATCATTCAACCTTCTGCCACTCTTAAGTGCTCTTGAAAATGTTGAGTACCCTCTTATGCTTTTAAATATCCCTGAAGCTGAAAGACTTGAGCGCGCACACCAGGCACTAAAGCGCGTAGGTCTCGATGGATTTTCTCATAGAAGACCGGGACAACTCTCAGGTGGACAACGCCAGCGCGTGGCAATTGCCAGAGCGATTGTTAAAGACCCTACTTTAATTCTTGCAGATGAACCGACGGCCAACCTTGATACAAAAACCTCAGAAGAAATTTTTGATTTACTTCAAGGGCTGCAAAGAGATTTAAGAGTAACAGTTATGCTTTGCTCTCACGACCAGGATTTAATCTCTAAAACTCACCGCCAGATTAAGATCTCAGATGGACACATCCTAAGTGATAGTTTGCAGTCTAGTCTTAATGGAGGTGTGTAA